CGGCTGGAGGATATCAGTGGGGATAAACATAAATACAGGGCTCCTTAGCCGGTGCCGGTCAATACCGGCACCGCATGTCGGTCAGCTGATGGTGACTGAACTCATCCCCGCCTGTTTCTGTACACGGCCAATCAGTTCAGGAATAACAAACATCAGGGCTCCAATACCGATACCGGTGAGGCATCGTCCCAGCGTGACCTGGGGGTGGCTGCCTACCTTCTTCAGGGCCAGAAGAGAAGCGCCAGCGACAAACAGACCGATCATCTGAAAGTAATCCATTCCGGATGATTTGACGCGTCTGGCACCGGCTGCGCCGCTGTCAATAATATCGGCAACATCGCCTTCGGCGAATGCTATCCCCGGCAACAGAACTGTGATCAGGGTGAGCAGGGACCGGATGGCCCGTTCGCGCAGACTCATCATGGACAGCTGAACAGAAAAGACGACGGCATACAGACGCGCCATCAGGGCACGGATTCGTGACATAGTGTCTCCTTGGGTTTTAAAAAAGAGTGTGTTAAAAGGCGAGGCCAAGGCTGGCCCGAAAGGCATCGATCAGTTGAGGTGAGAAAACAAGAGCAGTACCGGCCACCACTTTTACCGTGGCTGCGCGGACGCTTTCGCTGGCGCTCAGAGCCGTATGACCTTCCAGGGCTGACATGCGGTACATGTTCAGACCTGAATGGACAAAGCCCACCCCCGCAAGTCGGGCGAGTGACAGAACGGCGTTGGCCGCACCTGCCGCCTGCCCGAAGGTCGAGGGCTGAACGTAAGCGATGGCATCAAAAGATGTTGAATGAAAACCGAACTGCGCGCCGCTGGCATTGATAATGGAGGGCAGCGATACCATGGCTGCGCAGGCAAACAGGCCGCCAAAGAATTTCCCGGGGGACAGCGGCATAGCTGTTGTCGAGCGGGCCCGGGTTAACAAAAGCGCCAGGCAGATAAAGCCGAGCATTTCACCCCAGGTGAACAGGAAGTTGATCCCGCTGCTGAAAATCCCCGATGCAAAATTCTCAATGGCAGTTAGCGCATCCAGCGCCATCAGTACAGGGTTCCGCCGGACGTGATGACGGTGCGACTGGCCGGGTCAATCTGACGTATGGTGACTTTACCCAGAGTATCGCCCTCCCGAACGGCCCAGGTACTGCCCTGCCACTTTATCCAGGCCATTCCATTTTCCAGTGACACCACTTTCATGCCACTGACAGGGCTGGCTGTCGTCCGCTTTCCTGATGATCTTACTGGTGAGGAGACCTTACTGGTAGCCTGATGAGCTTCCAGTGCTGTCAGCCTTTGTGTCAGCGCATTCAGCTGATTGCGCGTTTCAACAGCATAGGCCTCATCCCGTTTGATGGCCTCTGATACCTGAGTGAGACTGTCTTTCAGGGTTGAGAGGGTGCCGTTTATCTTGTTGTCCCGATCGTTGAGCTCGTCACGGATGTCCGTCATCATGGTCACCGTATCGGTCTGTCCGGTCACCGCTGGCGGAATATGGGCGGGCTGTGACGCCACAATCTGCCCACCGGCCTGTCTGGCAGAGGCCGCAGAGTGAGCATCCGCATCTGCGTTGTACAGGGTGTTGTCCACCGAACCAAACGCTGCGTCTGAGGGATGAGAAAATAATGACGACAGTGACGGTCCGTAGAGATACCAGATACCCGCCCCGGCGAACAGAGCCCCACCGAGGAGCCAGGGGAGCGAGTAGCCAAACAGCAATTCACGCTTCCAGAAAGGCGTTTTTCCTGGTGATATCCTCACCAAAATCGTCCACATCATCCAGTGCCGCAGGGGCGGTTAAATCATCTTGCTGACTCATCATTCATTACTCTCTTGTGAGGTTGTACCGCCATACTGGCGGCGGATTTCAGCCCGGCGGCGCGCGATGGCGTCCTGCAGGCGCGTTTCTGAAAGTTGTTCTGCTGCGACAGGAGGGGGAATCGCTGCGGTTGTGGCCGTTGTGGTCCCGTTTTTTACTGGCGATATCATCAGTTCCAACTGCATCGACGAACAGGACAGAGATCACCTCTCTCTGATTCACCAGAACCTGACGATATGGCTCGCGGGCCATCTCCTGGCTGAGGACTTCAGACCCTTTCTCTGCTGTCCCTCCGGCTATCACGCCAGCGACAGTGCCGGCATCCGGTTTACCCGCCCGGCCAGTGACAGTACTCATATTGGTCTGAAGAATCTGTGTGTTGGACTCTTTATACAGACTGCCAACGTTACCTATCCCCCCCAGAATGGCCGGAAGGACTATGTGTGTCCCCCACCGATGGTTGACATCGCTGGCGACAGAAGACATCAGGTCGGTTTCACGCTGCGCGTAAGCGTTGACATTCAGCACCATGCCCTGCCAGCTCATGCGGGTGAAATGGATTTCCAGGCCGTCGCCAGCCAGTTTCACGGAATCGCTGTGGAGCCGGGCTCCGGCGAGGACACCTGCCGGTATTGTCGCCACCACCTGGGAGTTGAGGTTATCGGAGTCGATGGCGGTTTCCATGGAAGCCCCTACGCGGGTCAGGGCCGGGATGAACTGCTGTTGCGGCGTCCGGGGCTGCGCTGTTGACAGGCTTGCCGGCACCACGGGGGCCTCCGTGGCTGAAATTCCACTCCCGTTACCGTACGATCGTGCCTGTGCCGGGGGGAGCCCTTTCCCCTGAGCGAGACTTATGCGGGTCAACAATTTCTGCAGTTTCTCCTGGCGTTTCTCGTCCGCCTGCTTTTCTGTCGCCGAAGAGGTCTGCGGACTGGGCGGTGGGGCCGGCGTCACAGTGGTCGTTTTCGGGGGCGGCGATGGTCGGCGTTCCTGTGATGACTCTGGACTGTCCAGCCCCACTGGCATGCTGGCAATGAAGGTGGTGTTGTTTCGTGCGGCCTCTGCAGCACCCTGGTTATTTGATGCTTTCAACAGTTCACGGTAGCGTGGCGTCTCGGTGGTAAGCGTACCCGCGCTGGACGCGGTACCGTTCAGATTGACCGCCGAGTCAGCACCGCTTTTGTCCTGATGAAGCCAGGAAAGCAGCCAGTACCCGCCAGCCAGTATCACGATCAGTGTAAGGCTGATGACAGAGCCAAGTTTTTTACCGTTCTTTCCGGCATCCTGTTCTGCGCTCATGGTTATTCCAGCTCCGGAGTGACGTGAACGGACTGGCCATTCACAGAAAAGGTGAGAAGCGGGGTGACGGGCAGTTTCCACAGATGGGTCCCGTCGGCAGAGGACAGTGTCTGTTCGAACTCATCACGTAGCATGGCGCGGGAGCGGACCATCAGATCATCACCGCTCTGCCAGATAGTGGTGTCCGGCACACTCCCCTGAAATTTCAGACGGTGGGCTTCTTTGGGTGGAATACCGTCGAGGAAGGCCTGCAGCGTCGCATCATGAAGGGCAATTTTGTCGATCGGCGCACCGGGTGCCGCTGTCCCCGGCCCCAGACGTGGCACACGTAAATCCAGACGGCTGTCAATTTCCTGGCTCGCTGTCCGGGTATCCGTTTCGCCACTGGTCACGTTGATGATGACGGGGACATCGAGGCCTTTCAGGTAGACCGAAATATTGCCGGCGGCCCACCGGGCGCAGCGGGGTGATGGTCAGCATGTTACTCCCCTTGCTGTACTGCACATCGAAGTTACCTGGACTGGCATTCAGTGGTGCTTCAGATTGCGGCCATGGCGCACCGCTGATGTCTGTCAGAGTGACCACACTCTGGTTATTCATTGCCGTACGGACCAGCGGGATACTGGCGCCTGGTGACAGATTCAGCGTGAGTGAACTGATGCGTGGCACCACACTGATCACTGGCGCGCTGACTGAACGTTCTGTATCCGTTAACCGCAGGCGCAGGGCCCGGATTTCATCCGGCGAGAGTGGCGAATCCAGACTGGCCGCTTCCTCCACCTGAGGGGATGTCTGCCCGGGAGCCGGGAGGTCACCACTGATTTGGGTGGCTGGCACGTCGGTATTCCGCCGTCCGCTACCCGGTGGGGCGGCCGGAGACGGCGCCGGGCTGAGGGCAGAGGAAGGAGGCGTCCGGGCCTGTTGCCAGCCTGTATCGTTTGCTGTGGCAGCAAGAGCCGGACCACTCAGGATTAAGGTGGTAAGGAGATAACGGAGTTTCATTGGGGGGCCCTCAGAGATTGCGGGGTGCATCACGCGAGATCATCTGGCGGATTTCCATCCCGACTGGTTTCAGTCCTGGATCAACCCGCTGGATAGTGATTTCAAAGGTGAAAGGCTGCTCCGGACGGCTGCTGGTCTGGCCAACAAGGCGCATACGTACCGGGTACTGAATTGTCCAGAACCAGGTGCCGTCATTAAGACGGCCGCGGCGGACGACCACGCCGGCGCCCACGGTAGCCGTCAAATTCATGCGATCCTTGCGCAGGGCATCCAGAATGTTGGATGCCATAAGGGCCTGGATATAGCTCGCGTGCCCGTCTTCTGAAAAAAGAGGCGCGACAGAAGAAACCTGCCCGCGGTAATGCACAAAATCTAGGTTGAATGCTCGTGTCAGTGCCTGACTGCCGAATGCAGTGGCATCATCCTGGCTCCATGCCGGTTCACTGGTTGGTGCCAGCCGCACCAGTCGCCCGTTGTCGGTAGCAAAGTAATCCCGTTCTTTCTGGAATATCGCAAAGATCAGGACTGCATTGATGATGATACTGATCACCAGGGCAGTACTCATCGTGAGATTGGACTGCACAAGCTTCGGTACGTTGTTCTGCCGCTGCTCTGCTGTTTCCATCATCGAAACTGCGTTTTTCAGTGGATCGGAAGCAGGGGAAAGGCCCCCCCTTTTTACCGGGGGGGTAGATTGTGTCTGGTTTGTCATAGGCGTTACATCAGGAGGTGTAGTTTTTCCAGGGGTCGATATTCCCGGGGATCTGATCGTTCACTTTGTCCACGGCCGCGTCGCAGATTTCGTTCTCGAGTTTTGACAGCACCTCATCAAGGCTCGGGAACTCCGGGACAGTGACCGTGATTTTTTTGATACGGGACAGACAGGACTGCAGGGAGGATGAGACATTGTTTTCCCGCTGCGACCAGGCCGTCGCGGCTGTCCTGGCCCGCTCATAACCGGCCTGGCTACCCGCCTGGGCGGCATTTCCCGCCCGGCAGGTCGTGGCAGCCGTTGTGGCGGCAGAAAAAAGCACGAAGCCGGACAGGAGTCCGGCTTTAAGCATGGTATATCGCATTCTCTCTCCTTATCGGCTCAGCGGCCGGGGCTGTGGGAGTGTTCCTGATGAAGCGTTTTTTCCTGTCTGCCCTCCGGCTTTCGGGCGTCATCCCACTGTTTCCACGTCTGCTCAAACCCCAGACGCTGAAACAGGGCATCATCCTGTTTTTCCGGTGTGTAGAGTCGGGCGGGAAGTGGCGCGTCCTCCTCCCGGCCTTTCAGGTGAAACGTCATCAGTTGAGGAGCGGCACGCGTGGTACCGTCCGGTTCGAAATTTACTGCCTGCCCATAACCGGCAAAGCGTAGCCCCTGATCAGTGACGGCATTAATGACCAGCTGGGTGTTATCTGCAGTAGGGGTGGCCAGCGCCGGATAGAGGGCACCATTAAGGCGGACCACACCCTGAAGATGCTCACCGGCGGACTGAATCAGCAGCAGATCCATTTGTTTTGACTGACTATCCATGGAGGCCATAATCGGCGTGATATTCGCTGGCGCCGCCTGTTCAGGCGCTGTGGCACCTGTCGTATTCTGCGGAGCCATCACGGGATGACGATCTTCCCCGAGCCAGAAAAGGCGGTCTTCAAAGCGGGGTGGAAGTTTCAGGTCAGCCATATGGTCCGGCCAGGCCTGGCGGATTTGCTGCGTGAGTTTGCCGAACGTGTCGATCGGGAAGGATTGCAGTCGCTGTCCCTGTTCCGGACGGTCGTGGGCAACGGCGATACCGGTGGACGTGGCCACAAGGGACCAGTTATTTTTCACCCGCTCTTTCTCTTCACCCGGCACGGTCCAGCTGTCACGGCCATTCAGGGTCAGGGTCACCACGTCGCCGGCCTTGTGGTGTTCAACGAGCCGGCGCAGGTCCTGTCCCCAGTAAGTATGGCTGCCCCCGCGATTTTCCAGTTCGATAAAGAAGCTTTTGCCGCGCTGCTCCGTGTTTTCATACATCGCTTCGCCGTAATTTTTCAGTACGGCCGTTACGCTCTGGCCAGGTGAGAGTGCTGATGGGGCAGGCTCCTCCGGTATCTCCGGCACCTTAATGGTGTTTGCATCCGGAGAGACAGGGGCTGAAGGTGCCGGTCCCTCACCCGGAGCTGGCGGTATCGGGGCGGGCGGCTTCTCTGCCTGCTGCGGTGTATTGCCCGGCGCAGTCGGTTTCGGTGGTACCGGCACCTGAGGCTGTTGTGGGGAATCAGGGCTCTTCTCCTGTGCGGCTTTTGTGGTCTGGTCCGCAGCCGCCTGCGGGGGAGCGTCCTGGGTGTGGCGATTCAGGTCCGGAGTCGGCTGATGAGGGACCACGGCATCCTGCGAGGCGCCCATCTTTTTACGCATCTCTTCGAGCTGTGCCCGCTGGGCCGGAATTTTCATGCGGATATCGAGGTCATGCTCAATGATGAGCCGCATGGCCTTTTCCTTAAACTCAGGGCTGCCGGTGAGTTCAATCACGCCGCCGTAGAATTTTGCGGCGACGGCCAGCGCTGCCAGCACCTTACGATCGTCCTGGCTGGCTCCGTTGCACATCTCCAGCCGGTTCCCGAGGTCGCGGAACGCATCCTCACCATCAAGCCGGTACAGCAGGGTGTTATCACGCTGCTCTTCCCACGTCAGGGCTTTGATGATTTTCTCAAGATCTTCCTTCTGTGGAGCCTCCGGCCGGCGGGGGCCCCACGACAATGCCGTCAGTCTCTTCTGCAGGGCCGCCCGCTTCTGCTGTGGCTTCTTTCTTTTCAGCAGACTGAGTGGTCGCTTGTTCCTGTGACTGTGATTCTTTGCCTGCCGGGCGGGTCGGATCCGGTTTTTCCTTCGCGAACGCACTCATATCAATGAAGGGCGTCTCCGGCTCCCTGTCGTCCCCGGCATTCGTGGCCAGAGCGCTGAGGTCGATGACCGGAACGGTGTCATCCACCTGCGGTGAGGTGACCGCCTCAGACACTGACGGTGTCTGTAATGATGCCTGAGGTGTATCACCGGGGTGTTCCCCGGAGCGACCGGCTTCCTGACCGGTTACGGCAGCCTGTTCAGTGCTGTTCTCCTGACCTGGCACCACGGGCTCAGACGTGACCGGGGAGGATGTCGCAACAGGCTCACCCATTCGGATCTCCCCGGTAAGGTCCCGCAGGGTTTTTTCCGCATATGTGGCAATGTCGATATCGTGGCCCTGCGCCTGCAGGTCACGGCCGGTCTGTTCGAACATGGCCAGCAGACCAGCACGGTAGGCGGGGTCGGCATCTGCGTTCTGCAACAGGGTGGCTGCGTCGATCTCTGAACGGATAAAACGGGCAAGATCGCTGGCGGCCTGTTGTTCCGGCTCCTGTCGGGCGGTTAATGGCTCAGGGCTGGCGGTTACGGCTTCCCCTGCTGCAGCCACCGCTGCCGCCTGTGTGGTGATCTCCGGAGATGACGGCGCGGAGGCCGCCTCATCAGCAATCTGTTCCGCATAGCGTGTATCGAACTGTGCTTCCGTGGCGAGATTGCGCAGGGCTGTTTCTACAAATGTGGCAGTATCAATATTACGCCCATTAGCTTTCAGCTCCTGGCCCTGCTGTTCAAACAGTGCTGTCAGACCAGCCTTATAGGCCGGATCTGCCTCCGCGTTCTGTAGCAGGGTCGCCGCATCGAGTTCCAGGTTCTGGAGGCGTGCATAATCCTGCACGGCCTGCTGTCCCTGTTCCGTCGCCAGGGCGGGGAGGGCTTCCGGCGGCGATGGCTGAGTCGAACGCTCAAGACCGGATGCCGGTGTGGCGCCCGGGTTTTCTTCGTTTTCCATGATGGTCTCCTGAACTGAGGGGGATGTGATGCCCGCGCGAGCGAGCGCCTCGCGGATATGAGGTTCCGCGCTGAACGGTGTTTCCACGCCCGCAGAAATCAACTGAATGTTGATTTCCTCATGGAACACCGCCCGGCCACGGCTGACATCGAGATCGTTAAAGTCGGTGAGCTTCTGGTCCAGTTCGGCAAGCGTGAAGGCCGGCACGATAACCTCTCCGTTCGTCAGTTCGGCGGCTTTCATCGCACTGATAATGCCTTTGTTCTCCGGTTCGCCTGTCCGGGGATTCTTCAGTTGATGGTCGTTATCGGCGCAGAAAATAAAGGGACTGTCAGGCCAGACGGCCCGGGCATTTTGCGCCACGGCAATCATATTGCCGGCATCGATGGTCATCAGTACCGGCAGACCGGAGGCTTCATGCAGGGAGGCGGCCGTGGCATAGCCTTCGGCGAACAGCAGCGGCTGACCGTTAACGGGTGTACCCATGGCAAACCAGTTTCCGGTTTTTTCACTGTCTTTCAGGATGCGGGCATCTTTCCCGCCGGTCTCAGGGATCCGCTGGTAGGACCGTATCTGCCCCTGTGCGTTACTGAATGGGATAACCAGTTCCCCTTTGGGGGTGATGCGCACGCCCGGCGCGGCATCCACACCTTTACGCGTCAGGTAGGGGGCAGTGGTAGCCTGTGGGAGTCGGGATACGTAGCGGGTGGCGTAACCGGCCTGGCGGCTATACTGCTGCTCCAGTTCACGGGCGTTGTCTTCCCGGGTCTGCTGTGCGTGCGCCCGCAGGTGAAGACGGGCAAGTGGGTCCATGTCAATCCCACCGGAATACACCCATGGTATGGGCTTTTCATCGGCGCTGCGGTAATCGCGGTAACTCCCGGCAGGCCGGCCATCGAGAAAACCCCGATAGGCACCGCTTTTGCTTCCCTTCTTGTCATTTTTTGTTGGAACACGCTGCCAGGTTCCGTCCATCACCGGCAGACCTTTGAGGACCAGTCCGGCGTCTTCCAGCTTCTGCGCAAACTCAGTGACAGGATCGTCAGAGTTCATCGACATATCATGGGGGCGGGGCAACCATCGTTCAAAATTATTCAGTTCCACGCCCGGACGGGCATACCAGAGCCTGTGCTCGATATCCCAGACAATAGCGTTCTGGCCATTTTCGAGACGCGGATGGGCCTTACTGGCTTCGTCCTTCTCTTCAGGAGGAACGGCAAGCCAGGTGCGGTGACTTTTTTTCATGGTCACATTTCCTGTATGGGGAAAAAGGAGGTTTCAGTGCAGGTGCTGCGTTGCAGGGAGCGGGCTAATTCGGGACTGGTGGTTCAGGGCGTGACGGATGGCATGTCCGGAAACCAGATGCTGTGTAAGGGCGGTGTATGGCGCCTTTCATGTGCTCAGAGGCCAGTCCAGTCACGGGTGGTTTCCACAAAGTGGCGATACCACCATGGGCGACCGGAGGCGGTTTTTCCCCGAAGGGTACTGGCCAGGCGACGAAGCATGGTTCGCAGGCCCCAGCCGAAGAAATTCAGTGCCATAAAAAAACCAGGATCCCGCTGCAGATGTAAAACGTCAGCTTGTAGGGCCAGCGGAACCAGGCAAGGTAGATCAACAGAAAGGGAAGTGGAATGCCGAAGACGCTGACGGCTGGGGTGGCGTAGCGCCAGAATCCTTCTCGTTTCATGCAGCAAGCTCCCGGGCAGTCAGAAAACGTGAAGCTTCATTGCGGGCCACCTCACCCCGGAGATACAGTTCACGTACCTGGTCGACGATACGGCGTTTTTCATGAAAAATAATGCCATTTATATGAACCCCCCATTTTTCATGAGGCAGATCCTGTAACTGATGGCAAAGTGCATCATCAAATATGATGTACTCTCGCAGGGCACGTCGTTTGCCGTCCGTGGTCGGGATCAGGACCTGGTTCACGATGAATCGCATGATACCCAGTAACGCCCAGGCCATTGCATCACGGATCTGCGAGGGAAACAGCCCCAGCAGACGCGGGATTGTGTCACCCGGCGATTTGGTGTGCATGGTGCCAAGACAGAGGTGACCGGTCTCGCCTGCCTGCACGGCGGCTTCAGCGGTTTCAGTATCCCTGATTTCCCCAATTCCGATCAGTTCCGGGTTTCGACGGACCGCAGAGCGCAGTCCCTCCGCAAAACTGGCCACATCACGCCCCAGCTGGGCCTGATGCGGCGGAAGAAGATCTTCCGTTCTGCCCAGGATATATTCGACCGGATCTTCGTAGGTCACGATTTTTCGGTCCGGCTGCGTGTTCTGACAGTAACGATACAGCGCCGCCTGCAGAGTGGATTTTCCGGAGCCGGTCTGGCCACAGATAAAACCGAGACCACTGTCCGGCAGCATGGCGGCGGCCAGGTCAGGCTCAATCCCCATGTTGAGAAAGTCGGGAATGGCTTGGGGGATGACCCGCATTGTGACGGACAGTGCCCGATCCTCGCGCGCGGAGGTGCCCTGGATGACATGGGTACGCAGGCGCACACGTTCTCCCCTGTCCAGCCCGTAACGGCCGTGAGAGTCCCCGTCAATCTGCACAGCCCGGTCAGCCGGCGTGCCTCCCTGAACACGGGGCTTGATTTCAAGTCCGAGCAGATCGTCCAGCATATTACCCAGCAAAGTGTTAGGTAATACAGACGCCGAGCAGCGGACACGGCGGGCATGACGACTTACTGACACCGGTGAGCCACCGACCAGATCGACATCACTGACACTGTGCTTCGAGCACCAGGCAAAAAAGGTCCTGAACTCATCAGCGGTAAACGCGCTGCTAAATGGAAAAATCCCAAACTTATCGGGCAGGCCTGACTGGATCACTGGAGGCTCCTGTTTTTTGTGTATTAACGGCAGGACGCCAGCGCGACTTTTGCAGTTCAAACGCGGCGTGTGTTTTGAGGCGGCGGATGCGATCGCCAGTCACCAGTTTCTGCCCGGTGCCGGTCACAGTCTGTTGCTGATCGCTGACTTCCGGCCGTGAAATCATGCCCTGACGCCAGAGGAGGGAATACAGCATCATGCCTCGGTAGTCGCGGGTGAGCTGGTTCATGTTGGCCTCCAGCGTCATATCCGCGTTGTCCCGGCCTTCCTGCCAGCCCTCGCGCAGGGCATCTTCCCAGACCTGTCGCTGGGCACTGTCTTCCGGAACGACCAGACCTTCCGAGCCAGGAGTGGCAGTGGTCGCAAGCCCCCTGAGCAGCCAGTTGCGCCAGCCTGGCGGGTTACTGACAAACCGTTCCGGGCGGATAATGGTCCAGACTTTTGACGAGGTCCTGATTTGATCAGGCGTAATGTGCGCCACATCCTGTGCCTCATCGATAACCGGGGGTAACCAGCCTTCCGGACTGATTAATGGTCGAAAATCATAGAGTGCGTTCAGCGTGGATTCGCGGGCATTCAGAGCCTGAGTCAATTCCCAGGCGCGCTGTGCTTTACCTCCCCGAAAACCCAGCGTTTTGCCTGCATCGGTAAGCATCTGCCAGCGGGTCTCTGATAACCCCTCCGGTCGCTGCCGTTCCGGGTTGAGCCAGGCCTGCATATCTGGCGGCGGATTGCCTGCACCGGAAGGTGCCGGTGTCCGGGTGGCTGCGCATCCGGTCAGGGAGATGGCCACAAGAAAAGCAGTAAGGAGGATTTTCATTTTCTGCGGCTCTCCTCCTGCATAAAGGTGAGTTGCAGCAGACCCGGATATTGATGAAGAGTTGCACGCCATGCCGTCTGGGATTCAATCAGGCGCAGGACATTGGCGAAGGTCATATTCTGTACATGCAGCGTGACGGGCAACGGCAGGCGGACCCCGCTGTAATTAAACTGCAGGCCACGCGAGCGGGCCAGTTCAGTCAGCAGTTCCACTGCATCGCCCTCCCAGTCGAAGGACACGCTGTCACTGTTAGCCCGAATGATCCGGACAGCAGAGGGTCCTGGCTGAGCTGATGACCAAATCCCTCTGTCCCACATCCGGTATTGCATATGGCGGGTGACCGCAACGGATGATGCTGCACCGTAGCGATCGGCTGCATCGGTAGGCTGTGTGGTCGGGGTGTGGTAATACGACTGGCAGCCGACAAGTAGGCAGACAGCCAGCATGCCAGGAAATATATAATGATTCATGATAATTACCTTACCGGGCAGTGTTGCCGGCAGACAGTGAAGTACGGAGGGGAACAAATTTAGTGACGATATTTCGGGGGCAATGACAGAAGCATGACGTCACTGCAGTACAGCAAGCAGAAATGACAAGCCCGGCCGGCAGTCACCGGGCGGGCAGAGTGAGGAGCAGGGGAGAAGTATAAAAAGTATAATGCTCATCCAGAAAGATTGAGCCTTTACCTCATCCGTGACGGGCGTTCAGCCCCCATTAATCTAGCTAGCTAGCTCATCCATGCACTTCATCGACAGCGCTGAACGTTTAATAACGTTGATACGATAAAACTCCTGAAGATGACCACGTTTATGGACAGAGACAGCACTGAAATATTTATCCAGTGCTTTTCCAAGTGCCATTTTTTTTATTCGGTTTCTGACCGCCATCATACCCCCCTGAAAAAAAAACGGAAAGATATCACATTGCTGCCAGACATCACTGTCAATCCGGTGTGTGGAAAACCCCGGCCCCCGGAGGCGGTCAGTATGTTCTCCGCAGGTACTCGTCAGACGGCTCACTTGTGCCGGATATCCAGGTGCTTTGTCAGGCAAACCCCGTTACAGGTGGATGTAACTGCCCGGCCGGTGCAACGGACAATGCCTATATGACGGGGCAGTCGTACATGTTTGTGCCCTGGGATACGTATTTCGAGACGCATTTTTGCACATTGTGATTGCCTGCAGCCTGCCCTGAAAACAGGCAATGGGCCTTTACTGAT
The window above is part of the Pantoea cypripedii genome. Proteins encoded here:
- a CDS encoding DotD/TraH family lipoprotein (Members of this family include DotD of type IVB secretion systems and TraH of plasmid conjugative plasmid systems, both lipoproteins.), whose amino-acid sequence is MNHYIFPGMLAVCLLVGCQSYYHTPTTQPTDAADRYGAASSVAVTRHMQYRMWDRGIWSSAQPGPSAVRIIRANSDSVSFDWEGDAVELLTELARSRGLQFNYSGVRLPLPVTLHVQNMTFANVLRLIESQTAWRATLHQYPGLLQLTFMQEESRRK